The stretch of DNA CCTACTCGAACAAGTGAGAGTTCGTCAGGCAAAGGGGGAACGAGTGCTGGTGACCACGCTGACAAAACGGATGGCAGAAGATTTGACCGATTATCTGACGCGTATGGATGTCCGGGTGCGCTACCTCCACAGCGAAATTAATACGATTGAACGAACCGAGATCATCCGCGATCTTCGGCTTCATGAGTTTGATGTTCTCGTGGGAATTAATTTGCTCCGCGAAGGACTTGATTTACCCGAAGTGTCACTGGTCGCAATTCTGGATGCGGACAAGGAGGGCTTTTTGCGCTCGGAGCGCTCGCTTATTCAGACCGCCGGACGCGCCGCAAGGAACAAGAACGGCGAGGTTATATTTTATGCTGACAAAATAACCGACTCGATGAGAAAAGCGATCGAAGAAACCGACCGACGGAGAATCAAACAACAGGCGTACAATGAGGAACATCATATTAATCCCGAGACGATTCTGAAAACCCGTGACGAAATTCTCCGCTCGACTCAGTTTGCGGACTCAAAAACTGCTATTGCGGACATGACCTTTGAAAAGCCGGAGCATTTTTCTCTCATGTCAACCGAAGATCAGTTATCCTTTATGTTGCAAGCGATGAAACGAGCGGCCGATAATCTTGACTTTGACACGGCCATTCTTATTCGTGACGAGGTTACAAAGCTTAAGGAAGATATGAAAAAACAAAAGAACAGGACCCGCCGCTAATGCGAAAGACTATACATTCGCCGTTCTCCTCGTCTCGCTGGATTCTTTCGTTTGGAAGACTATTCGGTGTATTTGGTATGTTTCTTCTTTCGCTGACAGGGTGCGAAAAGCGAAAGGATATTTTTCTTAATGATGTTGACGAAATATCGCGTTATATTGTTGAGACCGAACAGGGGATAGACCTGTTTCGCGCCACAGAGCTGATCCCCACCATTACCTACTCGGTTCCTTTTGACAGCGATCCGTATCGCGATAGTGTTACCAGCCAGACACGCAAAATCACTGTTCTTGTAGACACTGTTGCTGTCGAGTACGCCGGCTTAGGACAGGTGCTTGAGGCATGGGCAACAGTAGAAGACCGCATTAGTGTCACTACGATAATTGAGCGGGCGGATTTCGCCGACACACTCAGAGGGGTGCGGGTGCTTACGCGCTATGGCTTCTTTCTCAAGTTGGGCAATGACAGCCATGACTATCTTGGATGGCTGCTGTGGGGCTACAATCCAATTGGAGAGTTTCCCACACCGGTCAATGTCCGAGTCAGTTATCTCGACGGCGAGGATTCGGTTACCTTTTTCGGCGATTTGTCGGCCTATTCCACCAGGCACAACGGCGCATCGGATGGAAAACCCGGTGTGACGGATAATATTTCCGTTCGGTTTCAGCAGGTACTTGAACTCAAAACAATCCCGAACGGAGGGAAACTGGTTCTGCAAACCAATACTGCAAATGGGTCTTCCCCAGTGAGGTATTATCAGCACATTTCGAGCTTCACCGGAAGTGGCGTTGAGCATAGTTTAATGTCTCGAGTGAATCGCGACATCTCACGAGACACGCTGAAAACGCCTGACGATAATCCTCGTCTATGGAATATTCTTTTTATTCAGTCATTCGAGGATGAGCGGGCTCAATTTTCAAAATGCTGGTGTATTCCGTACAGGTCTGCTCAGTAAACGGAGCCGAAGCCGCCTCACAGGCGACAATTATCTGTATCTCGATGAAATTTTAACTATATGGCGCAAGCGATTAAGAATATATTCGATACAAATTAAACCAAAGATCACTTCCAGGGAGGAATTGTGAAAAGACACACACGGAAACGTATCGGATTATTCATCGTCATGCTATTGGCAACAGTAATGACCGGATGCGGAACAGGAATCCCATCAGGACACAGGGGCGTATTTTTTAGCCGGTTCGGAGATGGAACCGAGTTTGGGCGGATTTATAATGAGGGCTTCAACTTTCATGCGCCTTGGAATAGCATCTTTATTTACAAGACCCAGCTACAGGAGCAGAAGGAAGACCTTACACTGCTTTCATCCGACGGGGCGACAATCGGTCTTGAAGTCTCGGTTCTTTACCGGCCGATTTCTGAGAAGCTCGATTCATTGCAATACACGATAGGGCCGAATTACTACCAAGTCGCTGTTGCTCCGAATATTCGCGCGATTGCCCGCGAAATAGGCGCCAAATACACGCCCGAAGAAATCTATGCGACAAAACGCGAACAGATGACAACCGAAATGTTCAAACTTCTCGCCCAACAAACGGCCGCCAAATATATTGTCGTCGAAAATGTTCTGGTGCGAAATGTTTCCATCCCGGAAAAAATTTCAGAGGCCATCAATTTCAAACTCAGCGCCGCTCAGGATGCCCAGAAGATGGAGTTCACACTTCAAAAGGAGAAGCTAGAAGCGGATCGTAAACGGATAGAGGCCCAGGGTATCGCCGACTTCCAAAAGATTGTGTCTGCGGGATTATCGCCGGCATTGCTGAAATGGAAAGGGATTGAGGCAACCGAGCGATTGGCAAGTTCCCCCAATACAAAAGTTGTGATTGTGGGCAACGACGCCGGGGGTCTGCCGATAATTCTCAGCTCAGATAAATAGCCGCTCACACTTTATTTATCCAGAACAGAAACGAAAAGCCGACTGTGCACTCACAGTCGGCTTTTTTCTGTTACATAATCTCTGGAATGGAAGAATATCCGGTTCGCGTTACTCTTCCTGATAATTTTTCTTTATCCGGTTTATGACGTCCGGGTCAGCGAGGGTGGACGTGTCGCCTAAAACATTTCCTGTTGCAAGATCGCGAAGCAGACGCCGCATGATTTTGCCTGAGCGGGTCTTGGGCAAGTCGGCTGAGAAGATTATCTTCTCGGGTCTTGCCAGAGCGCCGATTTTTCGGGTGACATGGTCTTTTAGTAAAGCCACAAGCTTGTCATCAGCCTTAACATTTTTACCGAGCGTCACGAATGCCGCCAGCGACTCCCCTTTCAATTCATGCGGGATACCCACAACTGCGGCTTCTACAACTGTGTCATGCTCCACCAAAGCCGATTCGACCTCCATAGTAGAGATTCGATGTCCGGCCGTATTTATGACATCATCGACTCGGCCTAAAATCCAAAAATAGTCATCCGAATCGAGCTTCGCGCCGTCGCCCGGGAAGTATATGTTGGGCCATTTCGACCAATATGTTTGAACAAACCGCTCGCGATCTCCCCATAGCCCGCGAAGCATTCCTGGCCACGGTGTTGTTATGGCAAGAAAACCGCCCCCTTCAGTTATTTGGGCTCCTTTCTCATCGAGCAATGCCGCTTGAATACCCGGAAACGGGCGAGTCGCCGAGCCGGGTTTTGTAGCAGTCAGACCGGGGAGAGGGGTAATCATGATATGGCCGGTCTCGGTTTGCCACCATGTGTCAACGATTGGACATCTCTCATGACCGATGACCTCCCGATACCACATCCAGGCCTCGGGATTTATCGGTTCGCCGACCGAACCGAGAAGACGCAATGAGGTCAGGTCATGTTTGTCCGGCCACTCGCGACCCCATTTCATGAAAGAGCGTATTGCAGTTGGGGCCGTGTAAAAGATCGAAACGCCATAATTTTCTACTATCTGCCAAAACCTGTCCGGATTTGGCCAATCAGGCGCGCCTTCGTAGATAATCTGGGTTGCTCCGTTTGCAAGCGGGCCATAGGTAACATACGAATGTCCTGTGACCCATCCGCAGTCGGCCGTACACCAAAAGACATCGTCGTCTTTAATGTCAAAGACAAGTTTTGTGGTGGCATAGACACCGGTCAGATAACCGCCGCAGGTATGCATTATCCCTTTCGGTTTTCCCGTCGTGCCGGAAGTGTAAAGGATAAAGAGTGGGGCCTCACTGTCGAGATAGACCGGCTGGCAAAAGTTTTCGGCGTCGGCCATGAGATTATGGTACCAATGGTCGCGTCCTTCTTTGAAACGGAGCAAAAAATCCCCGCGCTTCACTACGACCACATGTTCAATTGTCCGGCAGTCCGCCAACGCAACATCGGCATCGTATTTCAACGGAATTATTCCACCGCGACGGTATCCACCATCGGCAGTGATGAGCACTTTTGCCTCGGCATCGTTTATCCTGTCTTTCAAAGATTCCGGCGAGAATCCGCCAAAAACAACGGAGTGAATAGCCCCAATCCTGGCGCAGGCAAGCATCGATATCACAAGCTCGGGTATCATCGGCAGATAAATCGCAACACGGTCGCCTTGGGTGACGCCAAGCTTTTTCAGGACATTGGCAAACTTGTTGACCTCTTTATATAACCCAAGATATGTGTACGTCCGTTTATCGCCGAGCTCGCCTTCCCAGATAAGGGCGGCTTTATTTTTACGACCCTCTTTGATATGCCTGTCAAGACAGGATTCTGTAATGTTGAGTTTCCCACCCACAAACCATTCGGCATCGGGCGGATTCCATTTGAGAACTTTGGTCCATTTTTTGTGCCAGACAAGCTCTTCGGCCATTAATGCCCAGAATCCTTCAGGGTCGGATTGGGCTGTCTCATAAATAGCCGGATCATTGGCGCTGGCCTGTTTGGTGAAGGCGGCTGGAGGTTTGAATAATCGGTTTTCGGTAAGGAGGATGTCGATTGTCTTATCTGATTTGGTCTCTATCTTTTTTGTCTTTTGTGAAGTTTTGACGGTCTTGGCCATTTGAAAGTCTCCAACTCGGATTCGGTCTCGTTTTAGTCAAATATGCCGTACAATCCTGATAATTGTCAAGAAGGGAGGTGGCCTGCATCTGAGTAGACGGCAATTACTTCAAGGCCAGTGTCAGGAGCAGAGTTCGCAATCCATGTCACAAATTAGTCCGACGTGGTTACTTAGGTCATCAGCGTTCGACTCTGACATCAAAATTGAGGCTGAAACAAGCCTCAAATTGCCGTCTCTAAATTTGGCCTAATTATTGCTTCACTATAGCTCGCGGCAACTATAGCCCTTGACTTATCGCAGTATTTGGCTATACTTCTGGTAGAGGCTGAAAGAGGTAGGCTCCAATCGAGACCCTCATACATTTACTGCATAAGGCTTGTGAAAGCTGATAGTTGAAAAGAATTCAGTGTGAAAAGCTGTCCTTTGGGGAAGCAATTCCCTTCGGGATTCCGAGAACGCGCCGAGAACAACTGCTGCCGCTCTTGGTTTGAGGAAGTCGATTTAGGAGGAAAGATGAATCGATTCGGGTTGTTGTCTATATATTTACTTGCGTGTCTTCTCTGTATTGGTGTTGCTGGCAGCGTTAATGCCGACCCGCTGGTACATCCCCCCATTTTGGAACTGCCCAATGATACGGCAGTTTTTTTGTGCAAGGGAGACTCTATCTGCTATGTGGTTGCGGCCACCGACACCGATCCCCTCGAAGAACTGACGCTGAGCTTGCTCAGCGGCCCGATTAGTTTTCCGACCAAAAAATTCGACAATCCGCTCACTACAAAAATCTGCTTCAAACCAACAAGCGGGGGGACATACCGATTCATCTGGAAAATAGTCGACAATTCCGGCCGGTCGGATATCGATACCGTCATATATACAGTCTTATTCAACGATCCTCCTTCAATGCAAGACCAGTACTTCTCGACGCTTTTTTGCAGAGGAGAGTCAGTCAGGACCCTGCAAGTTGTAGCTACTGATGCCGAAAACGATATTCTCACATATAAACTGATCTCCGGCCCGGGATCTATAAATCCAGAGTCCGGCCTCATCAGTTATCTCCCGATAGCTACCGGCATATATACTTTTTCGGTTCTCGTGACCGATTTATGCGGAAGCGATATGGCCAATGTGTTCGACACCGTCGAGGTCGTCAAACCAGCAAAACTTGACTGTCCGGGGGATACCTCAATTACGATCTGCGAGGGGACCAAAATCTGCCTCTATGGTTTTTCGTCGACCTTCGATGAGACGACTGTATCACATGGCACAATTGTCAATGAGACGCTCTGTTTTACGGCTGATACATCCGGCGTCTATGTTATCAAAGTTATCGGAACCGACAAATGCGGCGCGGATACCTGTGAAACCAGAGTGACGGTAAACAAAGGCGAACTTCCGAGCATCAAAGACCAATACTTTTCGGGTAGTTTCTGTTCTGATGAGATAAAAAGAACCCTTCAGGTTATTGCGACCGATGCTGACAATGATGTTCTGACCTATGAATTGCTCTCAGGTCCCGGCTCGATCAACTCATCGACCGGTTTGATTGCGTACACACCAACAGCAAGTGGCGTTTATACTTTTTTAGTTAGTGTGAGCGATACATGCGGAAGCGCTATCGCACAGGTATTCGACACGATAGTTGTCAATCCGAAAGGGAAGGTTGACTGCCCCGGCGATACCTCGCTGATGCTTTGCGAAGGAACAAAAGTTTGCCTCCCCGGTTTCGGATCCGATTTTGAGCATACGACCGTGTCGCTGGGAACGCTTGTCGATGGCACAGTCTGCTTTACGGCTGACACGAGCGGTGTCTATGTTATTAAGTTGATAGGCAGCAATGAGTGCGGCGCTGATACCTGCGAGACACGGGTCACGGTCGGAAAGAGTACATTTACAGGATTTGTCTGTGGCGATACCGCCAACAGTAAAACTCTTAACCTTTGCTCGTCAGAAAATATTACTGTTCTCAAGGATTGTCATATAAATGGCGATCAAGTGTCGGTTATCTCATCATATGGGACATGGAATGCTCAGACGGGAAACTGGACCTTCTACGCTGATACAAGCGGATTATATACGACCTTGATCGTTGCAACCGATTCCTGTGGCGCGAGTGATTCGCTCACATTAAGTCAGGAAGTGGCAATAAACAAGCCACCCAGGATAGTTTTGCCAAACGACACCACCACGTTCTTATGCGAATCAGATTCGATATGCTTTGAATTCTTCGTGTTTGATTCACCAAGTGATATCAGAGGTAGAATTGTTGAATCGAACATCGGAAGTTTCAAGCCACAGGCTGCTCCTATTTTATTCCCACAGACCAAATTTGAGGTCTGCTTTTTAGGGGACACAGCCGGTGTGTACCAAATTATCATCACCGCCACTGACTCATGCGGTGTAACCGACAAAGATACCGTCTTAGTTACCGTCAAGAAAAACCGCGCGCCGTATATTACTATGGCCAACGATTTCACCGTCGCAAGCTGTACCGCTGAAAAAATCTGTTTTTCTGCCACCGCCGATGATCTTGATCTCAACATCCAGACTATTACTTCAAATTTTGGTATATTCGATAACAACAGCGATCGAATCTGTTTCGATGCCGACACGAATGGCGTCTACACGATCATCCTCACTGCTACCGACAGTTGCGAAGTGAGCGATCAAGACACAACCAAAGTCACGGTCACTGTCAACAAGCCGCCGACATTGAGTCTTGGACCTGATTTCACCAAAGACACCT from Candidatus Zixiibacteriota bacterium encodes:
- the acs gene encoding acetate--CoA ligase; amino-acid sequence: MAKTVKTSQKTKKIETKSDKTIDILLTENRLFKPPAAFTKQASANDPAIYETAQSDPEGFWALMAEELVWHKKWTKVLKWNPPDAEWFVGGKLNITESCLDRHIKEGRKNKAALIWEGELGDKRTYTYLGLYKEVNKFANVLKKLGVTQGDRVAIYLPMIPELVISMLACARIGAIHSVVFGGFSPESLKDRINDAEAKVLITADGGYRRGGIIPLKYDADVALADCRTIEHVVVVKRGDFLLRFKEGRDHWYHNLMADAENFCQPVYLDSEAPLFILYTSGTTGKPKGIMHTCGGYLTGVYATTKLVFDIKDDDVFWCTADCGWVTGHSYVTYGPLANGATQIIYEGAPDWPNPDRFWQIVENYGVSIFYTAPTAIRSFMKWGREWPDKHDLTSLRLLGSVGEPINPEAWMWYREVIGHERCPIVDTWWQTETGHIMITPLPGLTATKPGSATRPFPGIQAALLDEKGAQITEGGGFLAITTPWPGMLRGLWGDRERFVQTYWSKWPNIYFPGDGAKLDSDDYFWILGRVDDVINTAGHRISTMEVESALVEHDTVVEAAVVGIPHELKGESLAAFVTLGKNVKADDKLVALLKDHVTRKIGALARPEKIIFSADLPKTRSGKIMRRLLRDLATGNVLGDTSTLADPDVINRIKKNYQEE
- a CDS encoding prohibitin family protein, with the protein product MKRHTRKRIGLFIVMLLATVMTGCGTGIPSGHRGVFFSRFGDGTEFGRIYNEGFNFHAPWNSIFIYKTQLQEQKEDLTLLSSDGATIGLEVSVLYRPISEKLDSLQYTIGPNYYQVAVAPNIRAIAREIGAKYTPEEIYATKREQMTTEMFKLLAQQTAAKYIVVENVLVRNVSIPEKISEAINFKLSAAQDAQKMEFTLQKEKLEADRKRIEAQGIADFQKIVSAGLSPALLKWKGIEATERLASSPNTKVVIVGNDAGGLPIILSSDK